The genomic stretch cccccaaaaagtgctgttgtaatattataaaaaataatctgtggggtattttgagctaaaacttcacatacacactctgtgGACTTCAGAGACATCAGAGAAAAGGGCATATTAGGTCCccattaactttatttttatttcagttttagatttactaattttattacttcaacttaaacttatgtAATTTCAGTTAGTGGACAAGGATTTTTCATCTAAGtttttccatctaatatttatattttattttagctttatttcaattaacaaaacaatttttacaacaaCAAACACTGGTGGGAACcatttgtaatgcttttttgcAGAACTCATTGTTTATACTGGAGAAATTGACATTACATGATGGTACCAATTAGGGATGTGCCTGAAACCTAAATCCGAATCCGGAAAGGCATGGAAAATGAATAACGcattctacggagcccctaaaaggACATGGTGAGACTTGCAGTGGTGGTCGGttacattacagtacatcaGATTTCACTTACCATGCGAAGATAGTAAagagagatgactgacaggaTGATGTTGGAGGATTTGGTGCGCAATGGATCCTGAGCATTACTGACAAATATCTTGTACAATGTGCGATCAGTACCACCGCTCCCTATACATAGAGTACTTGTGATCACAAATTCGTAAAAGTAAAAAGTGAGCGTTCATTTAAAAGCGATTTTAATACCCTGCATATTGATAGTGACTTGCTGGTGACCACAAATTATAATTACCCAACTATATAATTGAAATATATGTTTctctcccatctcatattttccCCATTACTATGTCCCTTAGGAGGCTCTGCAAAATCTATCGTTTCATAGTATTCGGCTTCGGGCACATCCCTAGTACCAATCATGAGATGGAGTTATTGAACATGCTCTCCTTTATTTAGTTGGCTTCTTCCTCAACATAACAGGAAAGCAACATAAACCATTACATTTTCCATAAACACtaaataaatacagagataAAACGCACCAGGCTGCACTGGCAGTAACAGGCCATAGATTCGTTCTCGGACAGGCAGATATAAGACGGCCTGCGGTGGTAACTCCACCTCATCCTCATCTTCCAATGAGTTACTGCACTCCACGACTCCATCATATAACACATTATAGATCAGGAAACACTCTGCCCGCGTGTGCTTCTCTATCGCTGCCTGCAACATGGAAACACTTAGTAAGAATAGAAACAAAGCCATGATACTTCTGGTGGGTCTGGGTGTTTGTTGAATACAGAGAAGTCCAAAAGTCATTTTCCATCGTTTTGAATGCAAATCATATTATTAGagtaaaaaaatctaaacattaacaaaagaaattataaaactgtttatttgtatgtttaaaTTAGAGGTCAATAAGCTCTCAAACATTTAGACCCCACTGTGCATTTTTCCTTTTTACCTGTAATATTTCACCGGGTACATACTTGTCCATCAAACGCACAGACTCAGGAAAGGGACGGCTGCACTTTAACCAAGGGGACGTTTGCCCTGGAAGTAAATATGTGCGTATTCCTTTTTCTAAAGCTTCTTCCTCTGCTTCAGCTAACAACAGTGAGGAAACACCAAATGTTTCCCCACTTCTGGGATGATGAACGGTAATGAACTCTGCAACAGCGTAAACCTTGTCTCCCTGAACTTGCTTGTTTCTCTTTCGATATGACGCCAAAGCACTGTTGCGAAGACGCTGCATTTGCTGCTCTGGCACTATGTCATTACCCAACAGACAGGACAAGAGAGGAAGGTCAGTCATATGCAGCTTCAAAACTTGGCATAACCTCTCTCTGGAGAACAGCACTGTTGTCATTCTGTTTAAATTGAGTTTACTGATGGACAGGTATGGGACCGTGTTGTAGATAACAAAGTCTGTATCTTGACCAAGGATGCCCATGCAGTTGTGAGACAAAGCATAGTTGGAAACCTCATAATCTCCTTCTCGGACCGAGCATCTTGTTTCTTGGCCGAGGCTTTTGAGGGCAAATATGGAGAAGGTTGCGAGTCCAGAGGGAAGACAGAAAAGTTCTCTGCTGTTCGGCTGCTGACCGTGAGTCTTAATGTACTGAAATATTCTTGCTATGTCTTGGTTGACTCTCAGACGCCTCTTCACCCATTCTGCCCGTTTTTGTTCCTCGACCGTTCCGTCGAAGATGAAGACTAAGCGTATGCCCACAGCCGTGAATGCATCGACAAATTCTTGAAGGATATGCATATACTCTTGCCACTGGCCACCATGGACCCAAGCTTGACAGCGATACCAATACCTTAAACAGGCCATTCCGTCCACTACTATCGTGGCAGCGCTATCCGGATGGGCTTTGACGTGATTCAATGCCATCTGTTTCAGGTCCACTGGCACACAAGTGTCTGGGCAACATGTCTCCATAAAGTACTGTAATCCTTTCACACCCATGTTCAGCTGCGTAAAAAGGTCATCTGCAAGTTCATGTgcctaaaatgaaataaaagtgcATACATGAACATCAGTGCACCCTTTCGTtagattttct from Ctenopharyngodon idella isolate HZGC_01 chromosome 13, HZGC01, whole genome shotgun sequence encodes the following:
- the fam120b gene encoding constitutive coactivator of peroxisome proliferator-activated receptor gamma isoform X3; amino-acid sequence: MAHELADDLFTQLNMGVKGLQYFMETCCPDTCVPVDLKQMALNHVKAHPDSAATIVVDGMACLRYWYRCQAWVHGGQWQEYMHILQEFVDAFTAVGIRLVFIFDGTVEEQKRAEWVKRRLRVNQDIARIFQYIKTHGQQPNSRELFCLPSGLATFSIFALKSLGQETRCSVREGDYEVSNYALSHNCMGILGQDTDFVIYNTVPYLSISKLNLNRMTTVLFSRERLCQVLKLHMTDLPLLSCLLGNDIVPEQQMQRLRNSALASYRKRNKQVQGDKVYAVAEFITVHHPRSGETFGVSSLLLAEAEEEALEKGIRTYLLPGQTSPWLKCSRPFPESVRLMDKYVPGEILQAAIEKHTRAECFLIYNVLYDGVVECSNSLEDEDEVELPPQAVLYLPVRERIYGLLLPVQPDCSGHTVSVKEWFVFPGNPLKEPTRVTPKPLNYIKESPDLMALWFRTDPEVKTVQASTLLDVFDLYEFTEELKQFDSPLIAVICLVTYIAIQARQLSLEDVDAYLSQAVCVRFKSLTEMQQLRPSWMSLFLSIRELVLGACRRRGTPVHSRPRRLQYRDARPVEVDDLRGERRPQLHHTTQQEFRQQPAASAHYQQGYRPRPRHPKRGRYQLAPRWPKSQN
- the fam120b gene encoding constitutive coactivator of peroxisome proliferator-activated receptor gamma isoform X1, whose amino-acid sequence is MAHELADDLFTQLNMGVKGLQYFMETCCPDTCVPVDLKQMALNHVKAHPDSAATIVVDGMACLRYWYRCQAWVHGGQWQEYMHILQEFVDAFTAVGIRLVFIFDGTVEEQKRAEWVKRRLRVNQDIARIFQYIKTHGQQPNSRELFCLPSGLATFSIFALKSLGQETRCSVREGDYEVSNYALSHNCMGILGQDTDFVIYNTVPYLSISKLNLNRMTTVLFSRERLCQVLKLHMTDLPLLSCLLGNDIVPEQQMQRLRNSALASYRKRNKQVQGDKVYAVAEFITVHHPRSGETFGVSSLLLAEAEEEALEKGIRTYLLPGQTSPWLKCSRPFPESVRLMDKYVPGEILQAAIEKHTRAECFLIYNVLYDGVVECSNSLEDEDEVELPPQAVLYLPVRERIYGLLLPVQPDCSGHTVSVKEWFVFPGNPLKEPTRVTPKPLNYIKESPDLMALWFRTDPEVKTVQASTLLDVFDLYEFTEELKQFDSPLIAVICLVTYIAIQARQLSLEDVDAYLSQAVCVRFKSLTEMQQLRTPVVDPRAVQLGSLFVRGLTYLIGANSACGFPFPMDELMPWKTFDGLLFHSKYLQAHSGCPKEELLEGNPSWMSLFLSIRELVLGACRRRGTPVHSRPRRLQYRDARPVEVDDLRGERRPQLHHTTQQEFRQQPAASAHYQQGYRPRPRHPKRGRYQLAPRWPKSQN
- the fam120b gene encoding constitutive coactivator of peroxisome proliferator-activated receptor gamma isoform X4 gives rise to the protein MAHELADDLFTQLNMGVKGLQYFMETCCPDTCVPVDLKQMALNHVKAHPDSAATIVVDGMACLRYWYRCQAWVHGGQWQEYMHILQEFVDAFTAVGIRLVFIFDGTVEEQKRAEWVKRRLRVNQDIARIFQYIKTHGQQPNSRELFCLPSGLATFSIFALKSLGQETRCSVREGDYEVSNYALSHNCMGILGQDTDFVIYNTVPYLSISKLNLNRMTTVLFSRERLCQVLKLHMTDLPLLSCLLGNDIVPEQQMQRLRNSALASYRKRNKQVQGDKVYAVAEFITVHHPRSGETFGVSSLLLAEAEEEALEKGIRTYLLPGQTSPWLKCSRPFPESVRLMDKYVPGEILQAAIEKHTRAECFLIYNVLYDGVVECSNSLEDEDEVELPPQAVLYLPVRERIYGLLLPVQPDCSGHTVSVKEWFVFPGNPLKEPTRVTPKPLNYISETAFSGRRRCISKPSCLCPIQILDRNATAQDPCCRP
- the fam120b gene encoding constitutive coactivator of peroxisome proliferator-activated receptor gamma isoform X5, which translates into the protein MAHELADDLFTQLNMGVKGLQYFMETCCPDTCVPVDLKQMALNHVKAHPDSAATIVVDGMACLRYWYRCQAWVHGGQWQEYMHILQEFVDAFTAVGIRLVFIFDGTVEEQKRAEWVKRRLRVNQDIARIFQYIKTHGQQPNSRELFCLPSGLATFSIFALKSLGQETRCSVREGDYEVSNYALSHNCMGILGQDTDFVIYNTVPYLSISKLNLNRMTTVLFSRERLCQVLKLHMTDLPLLSCLLGNDIVPEQQMQRLRNSALASYRKRNKQVQGDKVYAVAEFITVHHPRSGETFGVSSLLLAEAEEEALEKGIRTYLLPGQTSPWLKCSRPFPESVRLMDKYVPGEILQAAIEKHTRAECFLIYNVLYDGVVECSNSLEDEDEVELPPQAVLYLPVRERIYGLLLPVQPDCSGHTVSVKEWFVFPGNPLKEPTRVTPKPLNYINPCCRP
- the fam120b gene encoding constitutive coactivator of peroxisome proliferator-activated receptor gamma isoform X2, which gives rise to MGVKGLQYFMETCCPDTCVPVDLKQMALNHVKAHPDSAATIVVDGMACLRYWYRCQAWVHGGQWQEYMHILQEFVDAFTAVGIRLVFIFDGTVEEQKRAEWVKRRLRVNQDIARIFQYIKTHGQQPNSRELFCLPSGLATFSIFALKSLGQETRCSVREGDYEVSNYALSHNCMGILGQDTDFVIYNTVPYLSISKLNLNRMTTVLFSRERLCQVLKLHMTDLPLLSCLLGNDIVPEQQMQRLRNSALASYRKRNKQVQGDKVYAVAEFITVHHPRSGETFGVSSLLLAEAEEEALEKGIRTYLLPGQTSPWLKCSRPFPESVRLMDKYVPGEILQAAIEKHTRAECFLIYNVLYDGVVECSNSLEDEDEVELPPQAVLYLPVRERIYGLLLPVQPDCSGHTVSVKEWFVFPGNPLKEPTRVTPKPLNYIKESPDLMALWFRTDPEVKTVQASTLLDVFDLYEFTEELKQFDSPLIAVICLVTYIAIQARQLSLEDVDAYLSQAVCVRFKSLTEMQQLRTPVVDPRAVQLGSLFVRGLTYLIGANSACGFPFPMDELMPWKTFDGLLFHSKYLQAHSGCPKEELLEGNPSWMSLFLSIRELVLGACRRRGTPVHSRPRRLQYRDARPVEVDDLRGERRPQLHHTTQQEFRQQPAASAHYQQGYRPRPRHPKRGRYQLAPRWPKSQN